A single genomic interval of Candidatus Zixiibacteriota bacterium harbors:
- a CDS encoding 5'-nucleotidase C-terminal domain-containing protein encodes MKKLIVLIGIIGILGMYSFAQAQVDTLTILHLNDTHSHLLPYGPKDCAGNWTWGGMARIASLVGMNRLSANKVMLLHAGDFFTGDFMFQKYLGIAELEIMKGLNYDALELGNHEFDLYPSTLEYVLSQAGFPGSGFPVLCANLDMSGDPVLGNFVKPYTIKEYNGLKVGIFGLLTEFTNQNSNPSPVIVLPALANAQAWVDTLKAHNCDLIILLSHLSADYDQLVASSVSGINIIVGGHSHTFISSPIQIGSTLILQAGEFGRNLGKLTLYLNNKTIQTWKYELQSVDASVPEEPTTAFMVGQLAAEVEADPRFGPVYTQVIARANTEIKKPLGEGLFKDNPLGNLVSDALRGKTGTDIAFHPQGFSSQTIYKGRVKGADIFQAIPYGFDQTTGLGLKLATFETDGMSIIHGLEFSVYYLPSMEDFFLHCSNFSYIYNSLNSPGSRVDYSSISVDGHPLNPYSSYTVTVPDGVVPFLSQIPGFQINNLQITDYFMYTVVKDFMISHSPVSYYTEGRVIDLALLSDPLKGTLALLEVVGLYLENGSIDGYGIAHSLKNQLKEVYFSLKKGEYDDALGSLKAFRRHVKAQAGKHISSESAEKLIYLADKLRESIISSFTIAEKHGLKKELPEGFELLQNYPNPFNPQTEIAYTLPEGSYVKLEIYNVLGQKIKVLVDEYQSAGTKKVVWDGRNENGERVSSGIYFYRLDAGNYVQTKKMSLLK; translated from the coding sequence ATGAAAAAGCTAATAGTTTTAATCGGGATTATCGGGATTCTGGGTATGTATTCTTTTGCTCAAGCGCAGGTCGATACTCTGACCATCCTGCATCTGAACGATACCCATTCCCATCTTTTGCCCTATGGCCCTAAAGATTGTGCGGGTAACTGGACCTGGGGTGGAATGGCAAGGATAGCCTCGTTAGTGGGGATGAATAGGCTGTCTGCTAACAAAGTAATGCTTCTGCATGCCGGGGATTTTTTCACTGGCGATTTTATGTTCCAGAAATACCTGGGAATTGCAGAGCTTGAAATCATGAAAGGCTTAAATTATGATGCTTTGGAGCTGGGAAACCATGAATTTGATTTGTATCCGTCGACATTAGAATACGTGCTCAGTCAGGCAGGATTCCCTGGTTCTGGTTTTCCGGTCTTATGCGCAAATCTGGATATGTCCGGAGACCCGGTGTTGGGCAACTTTGTCAAGCCTTATACCATAAAAGAGTATAATGGTTTAAAAGTTGGCATTTTCGGACTTTTGACTGAATTTACCAACCAGAACTCGAATCCTTCGCCAGTGATAGTTCTGCCAGCTTTAGCTAATGCTCAAGCCTGGGTAGACACCCTAAAAGCTCACAACTGTGATCTAATCATACTCCTTTCACATTTAAGTGCTGATTACGACCAGTTAGTTGCCTCCTCTGTTTCCGGGATAAATATAATCGTAGGAGGGCATTCCCATACCTTTATCAGTTCACCTATCCAGATAGGCAGTACTTTGATTCTCCAGGCAGGCGAGTTTGGCAGGAACCTTGGTAAGTTGACACTCTATCTGAACAACAAGACTATCCAGACTTGGAAGTATGAGCTTCAATCAGTAGATGCCTCCGTGCCAGAAGAGCCGACTACCGCCTTTATGGTGGGACAATTAGCAGCAGAGGTAGAGGCAGATCCCAGGTTTGGTCCAGTGTATACCCAGGTGATTGCACGGGCTAATACGGAAATAAAGAAACCCTTGGGTGAGGGATTGTTTAAAGATAATCCTTTAGGGAATCTAGTCTCAGATGCTCTGAGAGGCAAAACCGGAACAGATATCGCTTTCCACCCTCAGGGATTTTCCTCCCAGACGATTTATAAGGGAAGAGTCAAAGGAGCGGACATCTTTCAGGCTATACCATACGGGTTTGATCAGACTACTGGTCTGGGATTGAAGCTGGCGACCTTCGAGACTGATGGAATGTCAATTATCCACGGACTGGAATTTTCAGTCTACTATCTCCCGTCTATGGAGGATTTCTTCCTGCACTGCTCCAACTTCTCTTATATCTATAATTCATTAAATTCTCCAGGTTCGCGGGTTGATTATTCGTCAATTTCGGTAGATGGCCATCCTCTGAATCCTTATTCCAGCTACACAGTCACGGTGCCGGATGGGGTTGTTCCTTTCTTAAGCCAGATACCGGGATTTCAGATTAATAATCTTCAGATAACCGATTATTTTATGTACACTGTGGTGAAAGACTTTATGATTTCTCATTCTCCTGTTTCTTATTATACGGAAGGTCGAGTAATTGATCTGGCACTACTTTCTGACCCGCTCAAAGGGACCCTGGCTCTGTTGGAAGTAGTCGGGCTCTATCTGGAAAATGGCTCGATTGACGGGTATGGAATCGCGCACAGTTTGAAAAACCAGCTAAAAGAAGTATACTTCTCCCTGAAGAAAGGCGAATATGATGATGCCCTGGGAAGTCTAAAAGCTTTCAGGAGACACGTTAAAGCTCAAGCTGGTAAGCATATATCTTCTGAATCGGCAGAGAAACTGATTTACCTGGCTGACAAACTGCGAGAATCGATCATCAGCTCTTTCACGATCGCAGAAAAACATGGTCTGAAAAAGGAGTTGCCTGAAGGTTTTGAGCTTCTCCAGAACTATCCCAATCCTTTTAATCCACAGACTGAGATTGCCTATACTTTGCCAGAAGGCTCATACGTCAAGCTTGAAATCTATAACGTGCTTGGTCAGAAAATCAAGGTGTTAGTGGATGAATACCAGAGCGCAGGTACAAAAAAGGTGGTCTGGGATGGTAGAAATGAGAATGGAGAAAGAGTATCAAGCGGTATCTACTTCTATAGACTGGATGCAGGAAATTATGTCCAGACCAAAAAGATGAGCTTGTTAAAGTAA